The following are encoded in a window of Oncorhynchus masou masou isolate Uvic2021 chromosome 17, UVic_Omas_1.1, whole genome shotgun sequence genomic DNA:
- the LOC135558794 gene encoding insulin-like growth factor-binding protein 1 — MLGLYEKLTLLAAVSLSLLASLALSSPVVGPEPIRCAPCTQEKLNECPAISPDCKQVLREPGCGCCLACALAKGASCGVYTAHCAEGFKCSPRSGDPRPLYSLTRGQAICIEDKGQEVVEWLTDLSSLPYLLGLNSPFDPRNEGNQESIKAKVNVIRKNLVEQGPCHIELHAALDRIASSQQELGEKFTTFYLPNCDKHGFHKAKQCESSLVGPPARCWCVSTWNGKKIPGSNDLLGDSECQQELTH; from the exons ATGCTTGGATTATATGAAAAGTTGACCCTGTTGGCAGCGGTGTCATTGTCCCTCCTGGCCTCTCTGGCCCTGTCTTCCCCCGTGGTAGGTCCAGAGCCTATCCGCTGTGCCCCCTGTACCCAGGAGAAACTGAATGAATGCCCGGCCATCTCCCCAGACTGTAAGCAGGTTCTAAGGGAGCCGGGATGTGGCTGCTGCTTAGCATGTGCTCTGGCAAAGGGGGCATCCTGTGGGGTGTACACGGCCCACTGTGCTGAGGGGTTCAAATGCAGCCCTAGATCTGGAGACCCCagacctctctactctctcactaGGGGACAGGCTATCTGCATCGAGGACAAGGGACAAG AGGTAGTAGAATGGTTGACAGACCTCAGCTCCCTGCCCTACCTCCTGGGACTTAACAGCCCCTTTGACCCAAGAAATGAGGGGAATCAGGAGAGCATCAAGGCCAAGGTCAATGTTATCCGCAAGAACCTGGTGGAACAG GGGCCCTGCCACATTGAGCTGCATGCAGCCCTCGACAGGATAGCCAGCTCTCAGCAGGAACTAGGAGAGAAGTTTACCACCTTTTACCTCCCCAACTGTGACAAACATGGCTTCCACAAGGCTAAGCAG TGTGAGTCGTCTCTGGTGGGACCCCCTGCCAGGTGTTGGTGTGTATCCACCTGGAATGGGAAGAAGATCCCGGGGTCAAATGACCTACTAGGAGACTCAGAGTGTCAGCAGGAGCTCACTCACTAA